The genomic stretch TGGTCGAGGCGGATGCCACCTTCCGCGCCAAGGACCTCGGCAAGCTGCTCGAGTTCCTGAAGGACGCCGACATGGTGATCGGCACGCGGACGACGCGGCAGCTGGTCGAGCAGGGCGCGAACATGGACGGCTTGCTCCGCTGGGGGAACGTCGTCGTCGGCAAGCTCGTGGAAGCCCTGTGGTGGACGCGGGAGCCGCGCTTCACCGACGTCGGGTGCACGTATCGTGCGATCTGGCGCGACGCCTGGCAGCGCATCCGCCCGCATTTGACGCGCGACGACGCCGCGTTCTCGCCCGAGATGATGATCGAGATGATCCGTGCCGAGGGGCGCGTGATCGAGATCCCGGTGAGCTACTACCGCCGGCTGGGCGGCGCATCGAAGCACTCGGCGAGCCGCTGGCACAGCATGCGAACAGGCCTCCGCATGCTGAACATCATCGCCCGCAAGCGCATGAACCTCGCGTGACGCCTCACTCGACGTAGCCGAGGGCGCGCATCCGCTCGATGACGTCGGGCGTCGCGAGGGCCTCGCCCGGGGCGGCGCCGCCCGCGGGCGGCCGCAGTCGCTCGTAGGCCTCGAGCGACCGTTTCATCACCCCGAACGTGGGGAGGGGCGGGAGGGCGGCGCGATTCTCGTCGGGATCCCTCGCGACGTCGTAGAACCAGAACTCGCCGGTCGTCTCGTCGTGGATCACCTTGGCGTCGCCCACCCAGACGGCGCGCTGGTCGGGCCACGGCTTGCGGCCGTTCGGGCCGAGCGGTCCGCGCACCTCGGCGACTACCGGCCGCGGCGCGAGTGCCTGTCCATGCAGCGCGGGCGCGAGGGAGCGGCCCTCGGCCGACGCCATCGGCGCCAGACCCGCGAGGTCGAGCAGCGTCGGTGCGACGTCGACGAGGCCGACCCGCGTCGGTACACGCTGGCCGGCGGGGAGGCCGGGCCCTGCGACGAGCAGCGGCACGTGCATCACCTCCTCGTGCAGGCAGCGGCCGTGGCCCCGATGTCCATGCTCGCCGAACGCCTCGCCGTGATCGGCGGTGATGACCACGATCGTGTCGCCGGCGATGCCCGCCAGCCGCAGGACGCGCAGGAAGCGGGCGACGACCTCGTCGAGACCGTGGATCTCCGCGTCGTACAGACGGGCCGGATCCGGCACCGGCGCGGGCAGCTCCGGCGGCCGGATGGCCGCGACGTGACCGGGCGACGGGCGGTAGGGGCCGTGCACCTCGTAGGTGTGGACGAACAGGAAGAACGGCCCGTCCGACTCGCGTGCGATCCAGCGCGCCGCGGCGCCGAACGTCTCGCGCGCCGCACCGCGCTGGCGCGCCTCGACCGGACTCGGGTCCTCGTGGAAGGAGTGAAAGCCGCGCGCGAAGCCGAGTCGCCGCGACACAAGGCCGTCCTCGGTGAACGCGGCGGTGACGTACCCGGCGCGCCGGAATGCCTGCGGCACGGTGTCGATGCTGGCCGGCAGGACGTCGAGATAGCCCCGGACGCCGTGCGTCGCGACGACGCGACTCGTGAACAGACTCATGTGCGACGCCCCCGTGGTCGGGTAGTGCGCGACGGCGTGCTCGAAGACGGTCGCGCGGCGCGCGAACGCGTCCAGGTGGGGGCTCGTCGGGTAGGGGTAGCCGTACCCGCTCAAGTGCTTCGCGCCAAGCGTGTCGAGCGAGATCAGGATCACGTTCGGGCGCGGCGAGCCCGTCTGGGGGGACGCGACGATCGGATCGCCGATCGCGACCGCGAGCGTACGCTCACGATCGGCGCGCTCCGCGGCGCGTACCTGGAAGCGCAGGCGAACGGGACGGCCGTCGCTCGACGCGAGCGGGACGTCGATCGGCGTCCAGCGATTGCAGTCGGTCGCCGCATCGACGCGCCGGCGGGCGACGGCCCGCCCTCGACCATGATCGACGACGTCCACACGAACGATGGCAGGGGGTGCGACCTTGCAGGCTTCGGGCGGGATCCCCACGGACGCCTGCAAGCGGGCGCCGGCGCCGATGGCGAGCGGACCGAAGCTTCGTCGCTGGGCGCCGTGCCGCGGTCGTGCGACGACGAAGATCGCCCACTGGGCGGGCTTGCCGATCTCCGCCGGCAGGAAGCGCGTCACCGCGTGCGGCGGAGAGCCGGCGACCAGCATCGCCGGCGCGTTGCGCGCCGTCCCGTCGACCAGGATGAGGGCGTTCGCCTCGACGCCGTCGACGGTCCAGCCCTCGGGCAGGATCGCGGGGGCGTCGAGCAGCCCCCGGGCCGGCACGGGGCCGCTGCCCGAAGCGACCTGGGTCCCTCCCGACGGGCCGAACGCGACCACCGGGCGCTCGACGCCGCCGATCTCGACCCGAGGTGTCGACCCGCGGCCGAGATCGAGGACGTACTGCCGGCCGACCTGCGGCGGCGCGGCCCCGGCGATGCCGGCGACGGTCGCGACACCCGCGACGGCGATGCCGAGCCTATTCCACATAGCCGAGCGCCCGCAGCTTCTCGATCGCCGCCGGCGTGATGGTTCCCTCGCCGACGATTCCCTGGCCGGCGACCGGCGTCAGCGTGTGGTACCACTCGAGCCGTTCCTTCATCGTCGCCAGGACCTCGATCGGCGGCAACGACGTCACGGCCGTCTCGTCGGGATCGTGCGCGAGGTCGGTGAACCACCACATG from Candidatus Eisenbacteria bacterium encodes the following:
- a CDS encoding sulfatase, translated to MWNRLGIAVAGVATVAGIAGAAPPQVGRQYVLDLGRGSTPRVEIGGVERPVVAFGPSGGTQVASGSGPVPARGLLDAPAILPEGWTVDGVEANALILVDGTARNAPAMLVAGSPPHAVTRFLPAEIGKPAQWAIFVVARPRHGAQRRSFGPLAIGAGARLQASVGIPPEACKVAPPAIVRVDVVDHGRGRAVARRRVDAATDCNRWTPIDVPLASSDGRPVRLRFQVRAAERADRERTLAVAIGDPIVASPQTGSPRPNVILISLDTLGAKHLSGYGYPYPTSPHLDAFARRATVFEHAVAHYPTTGASHMSLFTSRVVATHGVRGYLDVLPASIDTVPQAFRRAGYVTAAFTEDGLVSRRLGFARGFHSFHEDPSPVEARQRGAARETFGAAARWIARESDGPFFLFVHTYEVHGPYRPSPGHVAAIRPPELPAPVPDPARLYDAEIHGLDEVVARFLRVLRLAGIAGDTIVVITADHGEAFGEHGHRGHGRCLHEEVMHVPLLVAGPGLPAGQRVPTRVGLVDVAPTLLDLAGLAPMASAEGRSLAPALHGQALAPRPVVAEVRGPLGPNGRKPWPDQRAVWVGDAKVIHDETTGEFWFYDVARDPDENRAALPPLPTFGVMKRSLEAYERLRPPAGGAAPGEALATPDVIERMRALGYVE